From the genome of Vitis riparia cultivar Riparia Gloire de Montpellier isolate 1030 chromosome 2, EGFV_Vit.rip_1.0, whole genome shotgun sequence:
atttaaaattgtttttcattgttctataattttttttttccatccttctaatttgttttctcacattttctcgAATTTTCGGCAGCCAAACACAGAATCAATGTAATCTCCCAATTATTTACTGAATTTTGGATTCCATTTCCCACAATATCACAACAGGTGGTGGCAATGAGCATGCGAAACGAGCTACGAGGCCCAAACCAAACAGAACATATCTGGTATAAACAAATCCGAAAAGGAGGCAGAACTATTCACAGCATCAACCCAAATCTTCTCGTCATTGTATCAGGGTTGGAGTTCGACACCGACCTCAGCTTCCTGAAGCAAAAGCCCCTGAAATTAAAGCTTCCCAACAAGGTAGTATTTGAGGCACATTGGTACTCCTTCAGCTCCATCACAGGCGGTGTGGAGTGGACTGAGCAGCCACTGAATCAAATCTGCGACAATCGGACCGAGTGGTTCGAGTCAGGAGCCGCATTTGTGGGCACCGGTTCCAACCCGGCTCCGTTTTTTCTGAGTGAGTTTGGTATAGATTTGAGAGGCGTGAACCCGAGAGACAACCGATTCTTCGGCTGCTTCCTTGCGTTCGTCGCCCAGAGGGACTTGGACTGGGCGCTCTGGACCTTGCAGGGCAGCTATTACTACAGAGATGGGGTTGTGGGGCAGGAGGAGACTTATGGGGTGCTGGATTACAACTGGGACAAGCCCAGAAATCCCAAATTCCTAAAGAGGATAAGGATTCTGCAAGACATTTTACAAGGTTTGTGTTCAAAGTTCATCATACACCATTCCATTGTTCTATTACCAAATAGTTCTAATAGTTTAAGCTTCAATCCATTGTAGATCCCAATTCAAACGTTTCAAAGTACCACTTAATTTTCCACCCACGAAGCGGACGCTGCGTGAGCGTTAAGGGAGAGGGCCAGGACCAGATTCATGGAAGGAATTGCAAGAAGGGAAGTAGATGGAGCCACGACGGTAATGGAGGAGCGATACGGCTGATGGGCAGCGGGTTGTGTCTGAAGGCGGTTGGGGACGGGCTTCCTGCGAAGCTCTCAACCGACTGCAGCAGCCCCCAGGCGAGGTGGAAACTGATCTCCAAGTCCAAGCTCCACATAGCTGCCATGGATGAGCAGGGGAAGCCCTTGTGCTTGGATGGGAAAAATTCAAACTCCTCTTCAATTTTAACAAGGACGTGTATATGTGCATTACAAGATGGAGATGATTCCGATCTTGCCTGCCTCAAGAATCCGCAAAGGCAGTGGTTTAAATTCGTCCCCTCGAATCTGCCCTAGTTTCTCACATTCATGTAGAAAGAAACAATTAAGCAAAAAGAGActcattttaataatttcagATTTTGTATCCGTAATTAATAAATGGAAACGGCGCAAGGAGACAAAATGAATCTCCGATGTTTTATCAGGGGAGATGGGTAAGGTGCATCAACATCAATGCGTTCACCAAAATCAAGATGATTAGACAGcgtagagagagaaatgagcGTTTGTTGTTTTGCCGTGCGAGAGAGATGCTTTGCGCTCTCCTCTTCTCGGctcttcttctcttcctttgagaggaaaaaaaggaaaaggaaggaaaattaaaaaaagggggaaagagAAAATCTTTTTCACTGTTTCCGTCTTTGTCGCCACTTTCCTCAATCGCTGACCACTACAGACACACCATTTCAGATCACTCTGCCTCGATTTGCAGACCCAGGAGCACCCCATGATATCAAATCATATTGGTGTTAATGCCAATGGTGATAATGCGAAATCATATGGAGTCGTGCTTCATACTCATTTACAAAGATACAACGAAGATCTCGTTCTATTGTCACTTTCATGGGAAGATAAAGCTTTACAGACTGCTACTTGATCGTCatgatcaaagaaaaaaaattaataaaaatttttacaGAGAGCACCGGGATAATGTGGGAAGCAGATTgtaataataattcattttctcGAACTTTCTCTTTTGATTTGAGAATGATTgggagaaaattgaaaaaacatcAATCTTCACCATTTTcccgcttttttttttttttcctgttcttGTAAACACAGAGGAAGCTCAGAGACTAACGTCTTTGAGTTGTTCGGAGGAGTTTCTTGATATATCAAGGGATTTCTCATGTGATGGATCGCTCACGGACCGGGACAGGAGAGAGGAATCTAGATCTGGAAACAAACGATTATATTAAAGTTGATTATTTCGAATTTGTAAGGATTAATGGATGTTAAACTTTAAATGTGATGCGGAATGGTGACTGATACCTCTGGAGGCATTGAAGGATCTTTTGCAGTGGAGAATCGCGCTTTGAATCCCATCCTGCTGTTGCAGCAGCGAATCATCGCGTCTTCTGCTCTGACAAGGCGCAGAAGGCACCGCTGCTACCGCCGACGAGGCCGATCGGCTTTTCCCTAAATGCTTGCAGACCACGCGTAGTCCGGCGGGTATATTCCCCTGTTTCTGGCTCTTTGCGTTGATCGCCGGTGTTTCGGTAACGTCTTGGTCGGGTTCGGTCTTCGACTTAGACGGAGAAGATTTTTGATTTGCCGCCGGGGCCGTCGCAGGTGCTGGCTTTGTTCCTGAACCTAAACTCAACTGGCCGGAGAACCTCAGCTTCTCGCCGTACCTTCTCGAGACGCGAACGTAGAGCGGCTTAACCATCTTCAGGTACTTCTGCATTACGTCCTTGGAGAATCGCTTTTCGTCTGAAGCAGTTTCGTCGGAGTTCTGCTTCTGCGCCTTAGTAGTACCGGTGGAGCTTCGAGAACTGTTGTCTCTGGTGAACAGAGACATGATCGGAACTTCTTCCACCTTGAACTTCACTGTGAAAAACTTGCTTTCTTGTTGCTTCTGCTGCTGCGGCTGCGACTGCGGCTGCGGCTGTGACTGCGACTGCGGCTGCGACTGCTGCTGTCCCTGCGATTCCTGCTTGTCCGGTTTAGGAGTGGCGGAAGCAGATCCATTGGACTCCGTTTTCTCCACCGTGCTCGACTTTGACTTCTTCAACCCCAGCATGAACACCCGAAACTTAGTGGCCGACTTCAACAAGGAAACCGGAAACTGATTTCCCTTGGAGTTAGGTTCAGAGGAGTTGAAAACAAGCGAGGAAGGCTCAATCGGCACGAGCCTCCCTTTAAAGAACAAATCATCAGAGGGAGACAGCGACAGGTTTGGATCCGTCCGGTCGCCGCTCGAACCCGATGACGACAGCGTGAACTTGAACTCCCTCTCCCCCTCGGTACCGGTGGACTCCACGTCATCATCCTCTTCTTCCTCTCCCTCCTCCACATTGCCCCTGCTCTTCTCAACCCCCTCCTCTCCCTCCCCTTCCCCTCCCCCTCCTCCTCTTCGTCAGGGACAGCAAACTCCAAGTCAAAGAACGGTCCGTCATCATCCTCCTCGTCGTCAGTCTCCACCACCTGGTTACTCACAGCAGTAACAATGGTCGTAGTCCCAGCAGCCCCCGCGCGCACATTAGCACCAGAGGCGCGCACACTAACAGCATCAgccacaccaccaccaccacccccacccccaccgcCTCTCCAGTACTTGAGCAAACTGAAAGCTTCCATGGTCGGGAGAGCCAGAGCCAGAACACAAGTAAGCAGCTAATTTATTTGGTTAGATTTTTTCCTAGGAAAAAccctctagagagagagagaggtgaaaAAGTAAAGGGAAAGGGTGAAAAAGAGAGACACGGAAGGAGGTAGGAGAGAATGGAAATGCAGAGTAGCTGTAGGAGTAGTACTGAAAAAATGTGTGCTTTGGGGATGCTTTTAGCAGAGAGAGAAACGAGTAGGTGGGGGTGGTGAGAGAGGCGTTTCGCTTTTAATTTGTCGCGTTTCGTAGCTTTGATATGCCTTGGTTGCAGGCGAGTCATGTGAGGGCAGTCTGCGCACGTCAGTCCAGTTTTTATACATTTTGAGAGTGATCAGGAAAGGAGAGAGAGTTTATATCGTGGGAGAGCGACATGACTCGTCTACGGATCTGATTCCACAGTTTCCTTGTGTCCTTTTTCCCCGTCAACCAAtcacaaaaagcaaaaaaaaaatcaaatttaaaatatccatatttttttaatgccaTTATCCAACGGAATCCATTTATAAAATGTgcttatattataatataagtatttttttttttccaaattttgaactttttcaACTGCTTCATAAACTATTGAATTGTGTATCTTAAACTCACTTTTCCACCCTTTGTGCCTTTCCAATTTTGGCCATCCtcatttgaaattcaaaaatttaactttaaaattgttaaataattaa
Proteins encoded in this window:
- the LOC117926607 gene encoding LOW QUALITY PROTEIN: probable membrane-associated kinase regulator 2 (The sequence of the model RefSeq protein was modified relative to this genomic sequence to represent the inferred CDS: deleted 2 bases in 1 codon), with translation MEAFSLLKYWRGGGGGGGGGGVADAVSVRASGANVRAGAAGTTTIVTAVSNQVVETDDEEDDDGPFFDLEFAVPDEEEEGEGGEGEEGVEKSRGNVEEGEEEEDDDVESTGTEGEREFKFTLSSSGSSGDRTDPNLSLSPSDDLFFKGRLVPIEPSSLVFNSSEPNSKGNQFPVSLLKSATKFRVFMLGLKKSKSSTVEKTESNGSASATPKPDKQESQGQQQSQPQSQSQPQPQSQPQQQKQQESKFFTVKFKVEEVPIMSLFTRDNSSRSSTGTTKAQKQNSDETASDEKRFSKDVMQKYLKMVKPLYVRVSRRYGEKLRFSGQLSLGSGTKPAPATAPAANQKSSPSKSKTEPDQDVTETPAINAKSQKQGNIPAGLRVVCKHLGKSRSASSAVAAVPSAPCQSRRRDDSLLQQQDGIQSAILHCKRSFNASRDLDSSLLSRSVSDPSHEKSLDISRNSSEQLKDVSL
- the LOC117926598 gene encoding glycosyl hydrolase 5 family protein-like → MKEKRSIAAILFISLLLFASDSHSLPLSTSGRWVVDDASGQRVKLACVNWISHLQAMVVEGLHKRPLREIAGGITAMGFNCVRLTWATYMFTRPSYGNRSVAESLGGLGLSEAKEGVARNNPELLNLSLVEAYEAVVDELGRHGVMVVLDNHVSKPKWCCAEDDGNGFFGDKYFHPKEWLQGLTKVAHRFKDKSQVVAMSMRNELRGPNQTEHIWYKQIRKGGRTIHSINPNLLVIVSGLEFDTDLSFLKQKPLKLKLPNKVVFEAHWYSFSSITGGVEWTEQPLNQICDNRTEWFESGAAFVGTGSNPAPFFLSEFGIDLRGVNPRDNRFFGCFLAFVAQRDLDWALWTLQGSYYYRDGVVGQEETYGVLDYNWDKPRNPKFLKRIRILQDILQDPNSNVSKYHLIFHPRSGRCVSVKGEGQDQIHGRNCKKGSRWSHDGNGGAIRLMGSGLCLKAVGDGLPAKLSTDCSSPQARWKLISKSKLHIAAMDEQGKPLCLDGKNSNSSSILTRTCICALQDGDDSDLACLKNPQRQWFKFVPSNLP